Below is a genomic region from Penaeus monodon isolate SGIC_2016 unplaced genomic scaffold, NSTDA_Pmon_1 PmonScaffold_5162, whole genome shotgun sequence.
GAACATGGCAGGTGGggattatccttttttaaaaaaaatgattcatgAAAGTGTATTATTCAATAAGCAAATACTGCTattctcttcccttatttccaaggaaaaaaatatcaaaccccTTGAAAAAGAATTGAATAAATTGAATcccaattatttaaaaataatcccACTCCATCATGGTAATAAAAAAAGCCGGATATTAATCTGGTCATttatgaaagagaaacaaaggatcCCTGGCGGAATTTCAGATGgaaataatctatctatttttaaaacccttccctccttcatcacaAACCTCACATCCATCAAGTCTTTATATTTTTAACCGGATTTTCGGAACCGCAATAATAtccgccctttttcctttttcgatgCTCCCCAGCTTATCTTCCACACCTAGGAGTTTGGGGCACATTCCATGGTGGCGGATTTTTATGGTCTCCATCGGTTTCATGCCCCCTTCCACCATTATTGGAACTCCTTTGCATTTTTTCCATGAGGAAAAACGCCTGCATCTGTTCCGAAGCGATTTTCACACCACGTTTTATAGGCTTTTGTGAATGTATCCTGAATCTTAGGTCCGATTTCCAATCCCTTGGGTGTAACGACTGCCGGAAAGTATCCTTCAACCCGAGCCGAATCAGCCACAGACCAGCCCGCCGTAATCGTAGGCACATAATAAtgttccctttttatcattaaatcCATTGTCCGTTCGCTCATCATAGTACCTTTTCGATGGAAGCCACGCCGCCCTCTACCGCCCTATACATTCCTTCGTCTCCGTGGGCATGGGCTGCTACCTTGATACCAAAATTTCATTCGCCGTTTCCACTATCGCCCGGATTTCTTCCAGTGTGAATGCGGACGTTTTCCATCCCGCGCCACACTCAATACCCCACCCGTAGCCGTAATCTGATTTAAATCCGCTCCATTTTTCACTTGCTGCCGAACCGCCTTCCTACATTCATCCGGTCCATCCGCCACACCTTGTTTTCCCGGGCCGGGATAATCCAACAGATCCTTCTTTGCTTTCCCTTCGTAGGGTCGGCATGCCCCCCCTGTGATGGCGAGGATTTTGCCGCCGTATAAATCCGGGGACCATCCACGAATCCTCTCGCAATGGCTTTTCTGTAAAGAAAAATTCACACCGACCCTCCCAAATCACGTACCGTAGTGAACCACTCATCAAAGtaattttttgcaaaatctaCGGAACGATAGGCAATATCAGCCTCATTCATGATAAAACGATTCAGATACGCATCCTTTTCATAAATCTCTCCAAAAGGACATGCATATCCATTAGTCCGGGGAGACGGTCTTGTCCTTTTAAATCAATGATTCCCCTCCTTCCGGCGGATGGGTTATAGCCTTTTCTGACCTCCTGTATTTCCTTTCCATCTATAATGTTGTCATGGCATCCATCACTTTATCCGACTTCCATCTATCAGCTTTCCGCAATGGATGTGAGTGGTTTGGGCGGGGAGGGTAAATGTTATGAAGAAGGATAGGAAATTTTGAGGGTGTTTTTCATCTGATGGTAATGTTTAGATTTGTAATATTCGATTGGGGAACTCAATTTACTGTATCAGAGTTTAATAATTCGTAATTTTGTATAGAATTTTGTAGTTATTTTTTCGTGAATATTCCTCGGTTACAGGTGTCGGACACCTTGGAGGTGTCCGACACCTCTCGCATTTCAATATAAAAGTAAGGAATATGTTTCCAAAGTATGATGTAATAGTGGTAGGAGGCGGACACGCAGGTTGTGAAGCGGCAGTGGCTGCTGCCAATTTGGGTTCAAAGGTTTTTATTGGCCACAATGAACATGAATACCATTGCCCAAATGTCTTGTAATCCCGGCGATGGGGGGCGTGGCAAAAAGGGGAAATCGTGCGTGAGATAGATGCGATGGGTGGCTATTCGGGTATGTGACCGACCACACCATGATACAGTTCCGTTTACTGAACCGCTCCAAGGGACCGGCGATGTGGAGTCCGAGGGCACAGAAGCGACCGAATGCTTTTTGCAGGAAAATGGCGTGAGATGTTGGAAGCCCATCCGAATGTGGATTTTTGGCAGGAAATGGTAACGGGACCATCGTAAAGATGGAATGTGCAAAGGCGTTTACACCTCCTTGGGATTGGAAATCGAATCCAAAAAAGGTTATCCTTACGAATGGTACTTTCCTAATGGCTTAATACATATCGGAGAAAAGAATTCGGAGGAGGACGAGCTGGAGAACGTGCAGCGAAAGGTCTGGGTGAACAGCACAGAACGGTTTCGAAATCAGGTAGGATGAAGACAGGAACGCCTGCCCGTGTGGATGGCCGCTCCTTGGACTGGGCTGCGATGGAAGAGCAGCCAGGAGATGAAAATCCGGGTAAATTCTCCTTCACGAATACGCCTACCCTGAAAAAACAACGTCCTTGCCACATCACATATACAATAAGGAAGTACACCCAAAACCTAAAAACGGGATTCCCACCGTCTCCCCCTGTTTTACAGGCAAATCCAAGGACTCGGACCCCGTTATTGCCCTTCGATTGAGGATAAGATTGAACGTTTTTCAGACAAGGACAAACACCAGCTTTTCGTAGAACCAGAGGGATGGAATACTTGCGAGATTTATGTGAAtggcttttcctcttcccttccggaAGATATACAATACAAGGCGATGCGGATGATTCGGGGCTTCGAGAATGCCAAGATGTTCCGTCCCGGGGTATGCAATAAATATGACTTTTTCCAGCCTACACAATTGAAAATGACCTTAGAAACCCGCTTGATTAGAAATCTGTATTTCGCTGGACAAATCAACGGAACTACGGGCTATGAGGAAGCCGGAGCCCAAGGAATGATGGCAGGTATCAATGCACATTTAAAAATAAACGAGCGGGATCCATTCATACTAAAACGCTCTGATGCTTATATCGGCGTGCTGATTGACGACCTTGTGAACAAAGGCACCAAAGAGCCATACCGTATGTTTACTTCACGGGCGGAATACAGGATTCTGCTTCGGCAGGATAATACGGACTTACGTCTGACTCCTCTCGCAACCGCCTTTGGGGATGCAGGGCATGGACAAACGTATGGCCCGTTTGTGAACGAAAAGAACGAGGCAATCGAAGAAATCGAGGATTCATCCTGAAAGGGCAGATTACGCCTGACCAAGTAAACGGCTACTTGGAATCCAAGAACTCCACCCGCATCAAGCAAGGCATGAAACTGGATAGAATTCTACTTCGTCCCAATATGTCTTTGGCAGAATTGAGAACCGTAATTCCTGCcgttaatgattttttaaaaatcaatatgaCCAAGAGCCTATCATCTCTGCTGAGATCGGGATGAAATATGCCGGCTACATCCGAAAGGGAAACAGGAAATGGGGACAAGATGAACCGCTTGGAAGCTGTGAAACTGAAGGAAGATTTTGACTATGAGGAGTTGTCTTCCCTCTCTGCTGAATCCATCGAAAAACGAATCGGGTGAAACCCATGACCATCGGTCAGGCAATCGTATCTCCGGAATTCGCCCTAGCGATTTTTTCAGTGCTTTTGGTGCATTTGGGGCGGTAATTCGCCAGTTTGGGAATCGCTTTCATCATCTTTCCTCTTGCTCAGACCCTATTTTCCAAACCAAAGGAATAAGGGATTAAGAAATAATATTaccaatagggaaaaaaagacaaacccccAAATCGTCCGGTGCCAATCCGAACCAAAATATTTCTTCGTCTCCATTCAGCATAAAGGGTATCAGGCCCAGTGCAAATTGATAATATAGTCAGCATAATCGGAATGATTTTTTGCCGGAATGCTTTTAtttataaggaaaatttttttttatttgttttttttatcctaagtccgttataatcattaatgataaGGATCAAGCTATTGACAACCAAGCCACTCGTGAGCAAAAATGAGGGATATCCCCCTTGGTCAAAAGAAATATCAAACAGATAAAATGTTAGAAAAATCCCTATAAAGGAAACGGGAATGAGCAGTACGATAACCCAAAAGCCTGCCGAAAGGATTTTGAAACAGGATGGAACACACGAAAAAGATAAGTCCAatgacaaagggaaaaataagccGTATTGGGCTCCGCCCCTCTTCCCTGCCCACATCATACCCGACATTTCCTTCATGGAATAGCCGATTGGCATTTGCCTCTTCATTTGTTCCATGCAGGCCTTCAGATGCCGATTTCCGAATTTGGCGGAACCCGTATAGTTCCATTCCACCATTCTGATATACTGTTGGTTTTCTTTGTGTATGGCAAAAAGCCACCTTCCGTTTCTCCAACTTTGAAAGCGGGCCCGATGTCCAATCTTTGGgaatccttttccttttgtttttttctggtacGACCATTTGTCTTTAAGGCCCATTTCATGAGCCACAAATCGTACATCAGTACCATTAGGAAGGATAAAATCATGCCTTGCCTTCCTATCAAACTCTTCCACATCCCTCAGGGTCTCATCAATTGAAATGCCTTTGGGATGCTAGGGATTGCATATCAAAATCAAACAAATATTCATACAAAACCTTGGTCCACCATTCACATTGGCCGCTCGGTTCATTCCCTTACACGGGGATGGTCCTCCAACAAATCCGCCATTCCATTCAAAATGTTTGTCCAAACCATCAAAATCATAGCCTACATGGCCAATCTGTAACTCAGAGGTCGTCCTGCCGTACCATTTCCGAAAGCCTTACCCACTCCATAGATATTCCATTCCACGCCCCCAAGGTTCAGTGCGAATCGTGTGAGTTTGGGGATTTTAGGGAATAGGGAAAGGATACATCATAGCCCTTATTGAATGCAATACTCATGCTCCCGTATTGTCCACTACTTATATTCGAGGTATATCGCTTTATTTCCGTATCAAACGAGGATAGGTATGCCTCCAGTTTCCTTGAAAACTTCATCCATCTGTTCCACAGTAGCCCCATTGGGCATACTTGGGTTCCACATGAAGTAAGGTCTCactgatttccctttttccacttccCTCATAGACATAATTCTTGAACAGGCGGAGTGTTCCGCCCAGCGTCTTGTCCAGGATAGGCTTGACATACTCAGAATAAGCATCGCTAGCAACAAAACTGATTATAGGAGGTGAATCCATCTATCTTGGAAAGGGATGAGGAGGTAGGAAGCCCAAAGGAAAGTATGGCTATGAGGATGACCCAAGGACGGAACTGTGTAGGAATAGTAAGGATGActtataaaaatttgggaaaatcggACGGTACGTTCTTCCTTTTTCGGAaaatgttttcctctttctttttcgaaacccccaaaaaatccgATAAACCCGGGAACCAGGAGGTAGGCTACCAAAAGTGAAACTGACAAATTGATACACAACACCTTTTGCGAAATCCGACAGATTCACCTGCCACtccaaaggaagaaagaacacaAGCACCAATGCGGACAAGGTAGTAAGCGTAGCACCCATAGTGCCGCAAATACCGCCCTATTCTTTTGGGATGAAAATGGTGATCTCACAATGATATTATCCATGATAATACCAAAGGAAACCGTAATGCCTGCCAAAGCATACAAATGAATCGGActccaaataaaaaacaaaatgaacgaCAAGCCCAAATTGGCCATAAGCCTAATAGGATGAGAAGTACATGCCTGACATTCCTATtgattacaaaaacaaaagcaacaataatccTAGGGAAAACCCGGTACGCCACCAAATCTTATTCAGTTCCTTTTCCAAATATTCCGTTCTGTCATTATCCAGTGAGAACTCGTAGGAATGAGGTAGTTCCGCCGTTCTCCCTCAAAATGGCTTTCTTGAGTTCATTGGCTACTTGTATGATATTCGCATCTCCTTCCGCATGCATAGCGACGGACACTgttctttccatttattttgAAATGATTCTCGGGGACGCTCCTCAACTGTATCTTGGCTATAAACGCGCCCCCTTGATAATACTACCTTGATATTCGGGCTGACACTGATATTCGCCAATTCCCTCTGCCCTTTTTCCCtcatagttttttaattttataactaCCGACTCCCCATTCTCTTCTACCCTACCCAAAACCGAAGTATTTAAAATTACTTTCCAAGGACTCCCTCAGTCGCTGGTTAGTCAGTCCATCTGCTTCATGAGCCCGAAATCCAGGAATCAGGCGATATTCCAAGTCGTTCCCTCCTGTCCCCCACTATTTCTTTCACACCCTCAACCAGTGACAATCGGGGCTTTAATCTTTCCTTAGCTAACTTGAAAAATGTCAGAGGTGGTGGCGGTTCCGTTTAGGGAATAAACCAATACCGGACGTTTTTTCAGATTATCCGAGGATTATCCAGACCCACCCCAGGAAAGGAAACGCCTTCGGCAATTCGGGATACAACGGTCTGACCTTGGAGGACACCTCGAATTCAGCCCAAAACCCAAGTCCAATGAAGCCTCCATATCCAAAGGATATTCCCTTGTCCGTTCCCTTTATACGGAATAAAACCGCTCCACACCAAGCACAGTATTTAGCATTCCTTCAAGGGGAGTGGGTCACTTCTTTCTCCAAGGTAAGTGGCGATACGCCCGGCCAGGCATAGCTCACATTAACAGAAGGGGAATGGGCACTGGGTGTATACCCAAAGGGGCAACAAAAGGAAGCAATGCCACACCAATCACAGTGAACCccagaaaagtaagaaaataaaaaaatggggaaaccctCAAATCAAAAGCTGTTTTTTACCTTGTAAGGTAAGCAATAAAAACTTTAAAGTCCCTccgatattcgtttttttttttttattggcgatATTTTTTACCCCGATATTTAATTCCATGAACCAACAGCCCCCTATccctaaaaacaaatttttccttttttaaaggtgGCGGGTTTGTTTAAAATTCTTTTGTTATGAAAAagatgatgtttttattttcgtttttatattcGGACTTTTATTAACGgtctattttcccaaaaatacacTGGATGCCCAAACCTCAAGTGCGGAGATAGCGGGAGATTGTAATTTTTGGATTGTAATTATTCCCAAAGAAAACCCATCAGTGCAATAAATATGCAATAGGCTCTACATGCCTTGCCGTTAATTGCGGGGATTTCCTATTGTTCTCCTTGTGTAAGtaccgaaaattaaaaaaataaaatgatgactgAAAAAACCGACCCTAAAAGTATCATAATCATACgccgtttattttttatattcatactctccccattatttttctcttgtgtagaggataatataaacaataatttcaGTCATAAACTTACACATAATCCCAAGGGGGGTTTCTCCCTATATTTGGATGAAAAATCCCCCTTGGGTAGCAAGACTATTTTCCtgaggaatgaaaaaataatgatttggaATGAAAAGAATTCCAGTATTGATATTTAtgacttaaaaaagaaaacagaaaccgGCAAAGCATATTCCcataggaaaagatgaaaaaaaaaaaacatagatgttCCGATGGGTTTCTTTCCCACCACGGATTACGGGTTTCCTTATTCCCTCTGCCATGAATTATATAGCAGAAATGAACCCGGAGGGCATCGTGCTGCAAAAATTATATTACGATGGTATTCCCGGGCATATTCCATATATTCCCATAGTTTCCATGACCGCTTTCGGCAGCCTTTCCTCGGATAAAGGTAGGATATTCGCTCGGGAATACGGAACATAAACTGATGCTCGAAAAGGATTTCTCCATTCATGATTATGCTCCCATATATGAGTTCGACTTCAAGagcaaagataagaaaatgaCAGCCTTCAGGTTTCCCGATGATTATTGGGAAAATGGTAAAAGATCGGTACAGTTTTCTTGGACAAAAGCCAGGAAAAGTATATCATAGCTCCGGGAAAAGCCGAGGAGATATATGTAAGTTCAGACCTGCAAAAATAGACAACATCATCCATATCCTCATGAAAGGTTTAATGGCTTCGATCCATGAGgacatgaaaaacaaacaaacattatatgAATGGGTGGGAAAATTATTATGGCAGAACCCATTATATAGATATTCTCCATGACCCTTACCGTAAAGTGTACTTACCGTTTTTTCAATGTTCCACTTGATGAGGATTTTGCAGGAATGAAGCCGGATAAATTAAATCATATTTTTGAGCACCCTCCTAATTTCGGCATCCTGGTCTTGGACAAGAATTTCAATATAATAGCCGAAAAAATACGAGAATAATATTTTTGAGAGATACCAATGGTTCGTGGGAGAGAAAGGACTGTTTCTGGGGGCAAATCATACGGACAATCCCGAACTGACAGAAAATGAATGGATATTCCACCTCTATGAATTATTCGCCAAAAAATAAGAAACGTTAAAGTCTCTCCgatatacgtgtttttttttattggcgatATATTTATCCCGATATTTAATTCCATGAACCAAcgaaccccacaacccccacaactgatttcttttttccaaggtggggggtttttttaaaattttttttgttatgaaaaagaTGATGTTTTGTTTTACcctaaatttgtattttttttagggaCTATGTCCTCTATAAATGCAATATGTTGTTACACAACTGTTTTTGACCCAGGCTCTGGCGAACCGCTAGCTAGTTTTGGTTGAGAAATTCTATGACGGGTGGGGAGATTGTAGCGGTGACTGCCatccggggaaaggaaaaaaacggtaTCCCGGGAATTGAAAACGACTATCATCTTCCTTTTGGAATCCGTCaaggtttaaaattatttatttacctaaaattaaGTCTTGGCAGATTCCAATTTAAATTCAAACAAAActtcaaccaaaaaaaataaaatgtttgtttctgaatttttatttcctattaattttctatttttttgcttGGCTGCtctcccttggaaaaaaaaatcaatacccgAAAACATTAGTccctaaattagaaaaaaaaatttcctattgACAGGAAAACCAAACCTTTCACATATTCAATtcaatacaatgataaaaaaataatgacatagaaagcagaaaaaatggaatagatttttataatttggggtacagtaaaaaaacaaatcaaatttcttttgaaaaaaaacggaCCTGATGGAATTGGCAAACTTACCGGTttttaaatcattagaaaataaatCCATCCTGCTTCTAAGAAGTCATAAGAATGACTTGTTAATCACGGATACCAAAGGGCTTATAACTGACACCATAAAGTTCAATtctgatgaagaaaaaatagaacacGGAAACTTTATGCTCAAATTTCTTCCCTTTCCAATGACCGTTTTAGATTCCATTATCTA
It encodes:
- the LOC119571109 gene encoding tRNA uridine 5-carboxymethylaminomethyl modification enzyme MnmG-like codes for the protein MKTGTPARVDGRSLDWAAMEEQPGDENPDKDKHQLFVEPEGWNTCEIYVNGFSSSLPEDIQYKAMRMIRGFENAKMFRPGVCNKYDFFQPTQLKMTLETRLIRNLYFAGQINGTTGYEEAGAQGMMAGINAHLKINERDPFILKRSDAYIGVLIDDLVNKGTKEPYRMFTSRAEYRILLRQDNTDLRLTPLATAFGDAGHGQTYGPFVNEKNEAIEEIEDSS